A section of the Leminorella richardii genome encodes:
- the metR gene encoding HTH-type transcriptional regulator MetR: MIEIKHLKTLQALHQTGTLAAAAVSLHLTQSALSHQLNEIEQRLGYRLFIRKSQPLRFTAQGDILLGLANQVIPLVQQALQSCSTPTKASLRLAIECHSCIQWLTPALTTFRQQWPDVELDFKNGVMFDPQPALQQGELDIVMTSDIQPSAHLHYSALFDFEVRLAVAPDHPLAQTPHLQPQDLAQETLLIYPVQRQRLDVWNRFLQPAGVQPTLKSVDNTLLLIQMVAAGMGVAALPHWAVENAERQGLIVTKPLGEGLWRRLYAAVRDGEQRQPAVEAFIGVAKAHSATLPFVKAA; this comes from the coding sequence ATGATCGAAATAAAGCATCTGAAAACGCTACAGGCTCTGCACCAGACGGGCACACTGGCCGCTGCCGCTGTTTCACTGCACCTGACTCAGTCGGCGCTTTCCCATCAGCTCAACGAAATAGAACAGCGCCTTGGCTACCGGCTCTTTATTCGCAAAAGCCAGCCCCTTCGCTTCACCGCCCAAGGGGATATCCTGTTAGGCTTGGCTAATCAGGTCATTCCTCTGGTACAGCAGGCATTGCAGTCGTGCAGTACGCCAACAAAAGCAAGCCTGAGGCTGGCCATTGAGTGTCACAGCTGTATTCAGTGGCTCACTCCCGCGCTAACCACCTTTCGCCAGCAGTGGCCTGACGTGGAGCTGGATTTCAAAAACGGCGTTATGTTTGATCCTCAGCCCGCGCTCCAGCAGGGAGAGCTAGACATCGTCATGACGTCCGACATTCAGCCAAGCGCTCACCTGCACTACAGCGCACTGTTTGATTTTGAAGTCAGGCTCGCGGTCGCCCCCGATCATCCTCTAGCTCAGACGCCCCACTTGCAGCCGCAGGACTTGGCGCAGGAGACATTGCTTATCTATCCGGTACAGCGCCAGCGGCTCGACGTCTGGAACCGATTTTTACAGCCTGCGGGCGTTCAGCCGACCTTAAAGAGCGTCGACAACACGCTACTGCTGATTCAAATGGTTGCAGCGGGAATGGGGGTAGCAGCCCTACCACACTGGGCAGTAGAGAATGCAGAAAGACAGGGGCTTATCGTGACGAAACCATTGGGAGAAGGGCTGTGGCGTCGGCTATATGCCGCGGTTCGAGACGGCGAACAGCGGCAGCCTGCCGTTGAGGCTTTTATAGGCGTCGCCAAAGCGCACTCGGCGACGCTACCGTTTGTAAAAGCGGCCTAG
- the edd gene encoding phosphogluconate dehydratase, producing the protein MNPTVERVTQKIIARSKESRARYLAKIDAAKGTTVHRAQLSCGNLAHGFAACSPDDKASLKSMVKSNIGIVTSYNDMLSAHQPYEHYPDIIKRALHQVGAVGQVAGGVPAMCDGVTQGQDGMELSLLSRDLIAMSAAVGLSHNMFDGALFLGVCDKIVPGLFIAAMAFGHLPAVFVPAGPMRTGLSNKEKVRIRQLYAEGKVGRDALLESEADSYHGAGTCTFYGTANSNQMVMEVMGMHLPGSSFVYPDIPLREALTEAAARQVTRMTESSGNYLPAGRLVDEKVIVNGIVALLATGGSTNHTMHLVAMAKAAGIIITWDDFSELSDAVPLLCRIYPNGPNDINYFQAAGGVSLLVRTLLDGGLLHEDVNTVAGFGLRRYTQEPFLEDGKLVYREGPKASLDAEVIASMDTPFSPHGGTKVLSGNLGRAVMKTSAVPKERQKIVAPAVVFDSQYDIDAAFSAGLLDRDCVVVVRFQGPKALGMPELHKLMPPMGVLMDRGYNVALVTDGRLSGASGKVPAAIHVTPEAYVGGLLAKVRDGDLIEVDGVSGSIRLMVDDAELQQRQAAVPDLTASHVGTGRELFSALRLQISGAEEGASCFTF; encoded by the coding sequence ATGAACCCTACCGTTGAGCGCGTAACGCAAAAAATTATTGCCCGTTCGAAAGAGAGCAGGGCGCGCTACTTGGCTAAAATAGACGCTGCGAAAGGAACGACGGTTCATCGCGCCCAACTATCGTGCGGCAATTTGGCTCACGGCTTTGCCGCCTGCTCGCCGGACGATAAAGCATCCTTAAAAAGCATGGTGAAAAGCAATATCGGCATTGTGACGTCTTACAACGATATGCTTTCTGCTCACCAGCCCTATGAACACTATCCGGATATCATCAAGCGTGCGCTGCATCAGGTCGGCGCGGTCGGCCAGGTTGCCGGAGGCGTACCCGCCATGTGCGACGGCGTGACGCAGGGGCAGGACGGCATGGAGCTTTCGTTGCTCAGTCGCGACCTGATCGCCATGTCTGCGGCGGTTGGGTTGTCCCACAATATGTTTGATGGAGCGCTGTTTCTCGGCGTTTGCGACAAAATCGTTCCTGGGCTGTTTATTGCTGCGATGGCCTTCGGCCACCTGCCCGCTGTTTTTGTGCCCGCGGGGCCGATGCGCACTGGGCTTTCCAATAAGGAAAAAGTGCGCATTCGCCAGCTGTATGCCGAGGGCAAAGTTGGGCGCGACGCGCTGCTGGAATCCGAAGCCGACTCTTATCACGGCGCCGGCACCTGCACGTTTTACGGCACCGCTAACTCAAACCAAATGGTAATGGAAGTGATGGGTATGCATCTTCCGGGCTCATCTTTCGTTTACCCTGATATTCCGCTGCGCGAGGCGCTAACGGAAGCCGCGGCGCGGCAGGTCACTCGCATGACAGAGAGTTCAGGTAATTACCTGCCAGCAGGGCGACTGGTGGATGAGAAAGTCATCGTGAACGGTATTGTTGCGCTGCTGGCGACCGGTGGTTCCACCAACCACACCATGCACTTGGTGGCGATGGCGAAAGCGGCGGGCATTATCATCACTTGGGACGACTTTTCCGAGCTGTCTGACGCGGTGCCGCTGCTGTGCCGCATCTATCCGAACGGGCCAAACGACATTAACTATTTTCAAGCTGCGGGCGGCGTGTCTCTACTGGTTCGCACGCTGCTTGACGGCGGCCTGCTGCATGAGGACGTTAACACCGTGGCGGGCTTTGGCCTTCGCCGCTATACCCAAGAGCCTTTCCTTGAGGACGGCAAGCTGGTGTACCGTGAGGGGCCGAAGGCGTCGTTAGACGCTGAAGTTATCGCTTCTATGGATACGCCTTTCTCCCCGCACGGCGGCACTAAGGTGCTGTCCGGCAATTTGGGGCGCGCAGTGATGAAGACTTCCGCCGTGCCAAAAGAGCGCCAAAAGATCGTTGCTCCGGCGGTGGTGTTCGACAGCCAGTACGATATTGACGCGGCGTTCAGTGCCGGTCTACTCGATCGTGACTGCGTTGTTGTTGTGCGCTTCCAAGGGCCGAAGGCACTGGGAATGCCGGAACTCCACAAGTTGATGCCGCCAATGGGCGTCCTGATGGATCGCGGCTACAACGTGGCGCTAGTGACTGACGGTCGGCTGTCCGGCGCGTCGGGGAAAGTGCCCGCGGCGATACACGTGACGCCGGAAGCTTACGTCGGTGGCCTGTTGGCGAAAGTGCGCGATGGCGATCTGATCGAGGTTGACGGCGTGAGTGGCAGTATCCGTCTGATGGTTGACGATGCTGAACTGCAACAGCGTCAGGCCGCAGTGCCCGATCTGACGGCCTCCCATGTTGGTACCGGCAGGGAGCTGTTCTCGGCGCTCCGTTTACAGATATCCGGAGCGGAAGAAGGGGCGAGCTGCTTTACGTTTTGA
- a CDS encoding zinc/cadmium/mercury/lead-transporting ATPase: protein MSNHTHTNQEQQGCCGGQCASSHENSHDAHEHQHDHQHESEHSHHHGESCCSSQGSVAQEPLEAVSQGNVRLTWQISGMDCPSCAKKVETAVAQVEGVTRARVLFATEKLVVDTPNRSVTSHIEQAVKKAGYTLTEAGSPSAKSDKPSRFKDYLFPVALAVMILVSWGIESFSPVYGRLAFILTTLVGLFPIGLQAIRLTRSGTPFAIETLMSISAIGALFIGATEEAAMVLMLFMIGELLESYAANRARQGVSSLMALLPDEAVLLSNGERKVVTADSLRPGDEIEIAPGTRLPVDATLLSGGASFDESALTGESIPVERLRGEKVAAGSLAVDSVVRLTVLSEPGNNAIDRILTLIEEAEERRAPIERFIDRFSRYYTPAIMLFALLVVIVPPLFFSQPWETWIYRGLTLLLIGCPCALVISTPAAITSALAAATRRGALIKGGAALEQLGAVSQIAFDKTGTLTEGKPMVTDVVTLSDVTEDKLLTLTAAVETGSHHPLAQAIVRYAQERGVSYIQAQDRRALAGVGVQGNVNGSEVLISSPAKLKEGILSVGHQQRVLQLEEQGKTVVVALQNNIAIGMIALRDTLREDAKSALDALRQLGVNGVMLTGDNPRAAAAIAEELNIEYEAGLLPENKVTAVAALNKTQPTAMVGDGINDAPAMKTATIGIAMGGGTDVALETADAALTHNRLIGLADMISLSRATRSVIRQNITIALGLKAIFLVTSLFGLTGLWLAVLADSGATALVTANSLRLLRKKNASS, encoded by the coding sequence ATGAGTAACCACACTCACACAAACCAAGAACAGCAGGGCTGCTGCGGTGGGCAGTGCGCCTCTTCACATGAAAATAGTCATGACGCTCACGAGCATCAACACGACCACCAGCACGAATCGGAACACTCTCACCATCACGGTGAAAGCTGCTGTAGTTCTCAGGGCTCTGTAGCTCAAGAACCGCTTGAAGCCGTTTCTCAAGGAAACGTTCGCCTTACGTGGCAAATTTCCGGTATGGACTGCCCCAGCTGTGCGAAAAAAGTCGAAACTGCCGTCGCTCAGGTTGAGGGAGTTACGCGCGCACGGGTTCTGTTCGCGACAGAAAAGCTGGTTGTCGACACCCCAAATCGCAGTGTAACGTCCCACATTGAGCAGGCTGTAAAAAAAGCGGGCTACACCCTAACCGAAGCCGGCTCGCCAAGCGCCAAGTCAGACAAGCCGTCACGCTTTAAAGACTATCTGTTCCCTGTCGCACTGGCGGTCATGATCTTGGTGAGCTGGGGAATTGAGTCCTTTTCTCCGGTTTACGGCAGGCTGGCCTTTATTCTCACCACGCTCGTTGGCCTTTTCCCTATTGGGCTACAGGCTATACGCCTTACCCGCTCCGGGACGCCCTTCGCCATTGAAACTCTGATGAGTATCTCAGCCATCGGCGCGCTGTTTATCGGCGCAACGGAAGAAGCCGCCATGGTGTTGATGCTGTTTATGATTGGCGAACTGCTGGAGTCCTACGCCGCTAACCGCGCTCGTCAGGGGGTTTCCTCCCTGATGGCGCTGCTGCCGGACGAAGCCGTTTTGTTATCCAACGGTGAGCGCAAAGTCGTCACCGCAGACAGCCTGCGGCCCGGCGATGAAATAGAAATCGCCCCCGGCACGCGCCTGCCGGTAGACGCCACGCTGCTCAGCGGCGGCGCTAGCTTTGACGAAAGCGCCTTGACGGGAGAGTCCATTCCCGTTGAACGGCTGCGCGGTGAAAAAGTGGCTGCGGGCAGCCTAGCCGTCGACAGCGTCGTTCGCCTGACCGTGCTTTCAGAGCCGGGTAACAACGCTATCGACCGTATTCTGACCCTAATAGAAGAGGCAGAAGAGCGCCGCGCCCCCATCGAGCGCTTTATTGACCGCTTCAGCCGCTACTACACTCCCGCCATCATGCTGTTTGCCCTGCTAGTGGTGATCGTACCGCCCCTGTTCTTTAGTCAGCCTTGGGAAACCTGGATCTATCGCGGCCTGACGCTGTTGCTTATCGGCTGCCCTTGTGCGCTGGTGATCTCAACGCCTGCTGCCATCACATCGGCACTGGCGGCAGCAACCCGCCGGGGAGCGCTCATCAAAGGGGGAGCGGCTCTTGAGCAGTTAGGGGCAGTCAGCCAAATCGCCTTCGACAAGACCGGTACGCTGACAGAGGGTAAACCTATGGTCACGGACGTCGTCACGCTCAGCGATGTCACCGAGGACAAACTGCTTACCCTGACCGCCGCTGTAGAAACGGGGTCGCACCACCCGCTGGCTCAGGCGATAGTTCGCTACGCACAGGAGCGCGGTGTTAGCTATATTCAGGCACAGGATCGTCGGGCGCTCGCTGGCGTGGGCGTTCAGGGAAACGTAAATGGTTCAGAGGTGTTGATAAGTTCTCCTGCCAAGCTGAAAGAAGGAATCCTTTCCGTCGGCCATCAGCAGCGCGTTCTTCAGTTGGAAGAGCAGGGGAAAACCGTCGTCGTCGCACTGCAAAACAACATCGCCATCGGTATGATTGCCCTGCGGGATACGCTTCGTGAAGACGCAAAAAGCGCTCTTGATGCGCTGCGGCAGCTCGGCGTTAACGGCGTGATGCTCACCGGGGACAACCCGCGCGCGGCGGCGGCCATTGCCGAAGAGCTAAACATCGAATACGAAGCCGGGCTGCTGCCGGAAAATAAAGTCACTGCCGTAGCCGCGCTGAATAAAACCCAGCCGACGGCTATGGTGGGTGACGGTATCAACGACGCTCCGGCCATGAAAACGGCGACTATCGGTATTGCTATGGGAGGAGGAACCGACGTCGCGCTGGAGACAGCAGACGCCGCGCTAACTCACAATCGCCTTATCGGTCTGGCAGATATGATTTCACTGTCCCGCGCGACGCGAAGCGTGATCCGCCAGAACATTACCATTGCGCTGGGGCTGAAGGCTATCTTCCTCGTCACTAGCCTGTTCGGGCTCACTGGCCTGTGGCTGGCTGTGCTAGCCGACTCTGGCGCTACCGCGCTGGTGACTGCCAACTCGCTGAGGCTGCTGCGTAAGAAGAACGCGTCGTCCTAG
- the metE gene encoding 5-methyltetrahydropteroyltriglutamate--homocysteine S-methyltransferase produces the protein MTVLNHTLGFPRIGADRELKKALEGYWGGSVSRESLLETGKALRARHWKQQSEAGIDLLPVGDFAWYDHVLTTSLLLGNVPERHRDGSADIDTLFRIARGRAPTGEPVAAAEMTKWFNTNYHYIVPEFTEGQGFQLSWNQLFDEVDEAIALGYRVKPVLLGPLTYLWLGKVKGHSFDRLTLLEALVPVYQQILKKLAERGIEWVQIDEPALVLDLPEAWLAAYQPTYRALSGNVKLLLTTYFDGVEHHLETVRQLPVQGLHVDLVAGKDDANRLHEALPADWVFSLGVINGRNVWRSELDSWFDKLQPLVAKRTCWIASSCSLLHSPIDLDRETRLDDEVKGWFAFALQKCREISLLSEALSDPARADRRQKLVEYSAPIHARRGSSRVHNPAVAERLAGIRPQDSQRQSPYSRRAEIQREKYRLPAWPTTTIGSFPQTTEIRTLRLDFKQGRLDGSKYRTGIAEHIRQAIVEQELLGLDVLVHGEAERNDMVEYFGERLDGFAFTQNGWVQSYGSRCVKPPIIVGDISRPEPITVEWARYAQSLTEKPVKGMLTGPVTILCWSFPREDVDREVIARQIALALRDEVQDLQQVGIGIIQIDEPALREGLPLKRAQWDEYLNWATEAFRLNASGVQDETQIHTHMCYCEFNDIMDAITALDADVITIETSRSDMELLETFESFEYPNEIGPGVYDIHSPNVPTVEWIEALLRKASQRIPAERLWVNPDCGLKTRAWPETRQALTNMVLAARRLRAEA, from the coding sequence ATGACAGTTCTAAACCATACATTAGGGTTTCCGCGCATTGGCGCAGACCGAGAGTTAAAAAAGGCACTGGAGGGCTATTGGGGAGGTAGCGTTTCCCGTGAGAGTCTGCTTGAAACGGGCAAAGCGCTGCGCGCTCGCCACTGGAAGCAGCAGAGCGAGGCAGGGATAGACCTGCTGCCGGTTGGCGACTTTGCCTGGTACGATCATGTGTTAACGACCAGCCTGCTGCTGGGCAACGTGCCTGAAAGGCATCGCGATGGAAGCGCTGACATTGATACGCTGTTCCGTATCGCTCGCGGTCGGGCGCCTACGGGTGAACCCGTTGCGGCAGCGGAAATGACCAAGTGGTTCAACACTAACTATCACTATATCGTACCCGAGTTTACTGAAGGCCAAGGCTTCCAGCTTTCCTGGAATCAGCTGTTTGATGAGGTTGATGAAGCGATTGCGTTAGGGTATCGCGTGAAGCCAGTGCTGCTTGGCCCGTTAACCTACCTGTGGCTAGGCAAGGTCAAAGGGCACAGCTTCGACCGCTTAACGCTGTTGGAAGCCCTTGTTCCTGTTTATCAACAGATCTTAAAGAAACTGGCAGAACGAGGGATTGAGTGGGTACAGATTGATGAGCCGGCTCTCGTGCTGGACTTGCCGGAAGCGTGGTTAGCGGCCTATCAGCCGACCTATCGCGCGCTGAGCGGGAACGTCAAACTGCTGCTGACTACCTATTTTGACGGTGTAGAGCATCACTTGGAAACAGTGCGCCAGCTGCCAGTTCAGGGGCTTCACGTGGATTTAGTGGCGGGAAAAGACGACGCGAATCGCCTGCACGAAGCGCTGCCTGCTGACTGGGTATTTTCATTAGGGGTAATTAACGGGCGAAACGTTTGGCGCTCAGAGCTGGATTCGTGGTTCGATAAACTGCAGCCGCTGGTAGCGAAAAGAACGTGCTGGATAGCCAGCTCCTGCTCCCTGCTGCATAGCCCTATCGATCTGGATCGTGAAACGCGGCTGGATGATGAAGTGAAAGGCTGGTTTGCGTTTGCGCTACAAAAGTGTCGGGAAATTAGCCTGCTCTCCGAGGCGTTGAGCGATCCGGCAAGGGCCGATCGTCGCCAGAAGCTGGTGGAGTACAGTGCGCCTATTCACGCGCGCCGCGGCTCTTCTCGCGTGCACAATCCAGCGGTTGCTGAGCGTCTGGCTGGCATTAGACCACAGGACAGCCAGCGTCAAAGCCCATATTCGCGACGAGCCGAGATTCAAAGGGAAAAGTACCGACTGCCCGCGTGGCCGACGACGACAATCGGCTCCTTTCCGCAAACAACGGAAATCAGAACGCTGCGGCTGGATTTTAAACAGGGGCGCCTTGACGGCTCTAAGTACCGTACAGGTATCGCTGAACACATCCGTCAGGCGATTGTTGAACAGGAGCTGCTGGGGCTAGACGTGCTGGTTCACGGTGAAGCAGAGCGTAACGACATGGTAGAGTATTTTGGCGAGCGGCTGGACGGCTTTGCCTTTACGCAAAACGGCTGGGTGCAAAGCTACGGTTCTCGCTGCGTTAAGCCGCCGATTATTGTGGGTGATATCAGCCGCCCAGAGCCGATTACGGTTGAATGGGCGCGGTACGCTCAGTCCCTGACGGAAAAACCGGTGAAAGGCATGCTGACCGGCCCGGTTACCATTCTCTGCTGGTCTTTCCCGAGGGAAGACGTCGATCGTGAAGTTATAGCCAGACAGATTGCGCTGGCGCTCAGAGATGAAGTGCAAGATCTTCAGCAAGTCGGTATCGGTATTATTCAGATCGATGAACCAGCGCTGAGAGAGGGGCTACCGCTGAAAAGAGCGCAGTGGGACGAGTATCTTAACTGGGCGACAGAGGCCTTTCGCCTCAACGCGTCCGGCGTTCAGGATGAAACGCAGATCCATACTCACATGTGTTACTGCGAGTTTAACGACATTATGGACGCAATTACTGCGCTGGATGCCGACGTCATCACCATTGAAACGTCACGTTCTGACATGGAGCTGCTGGAGACGTTTGAAAGCTTCGAGTACCCCAATGAAATTGGCCCGGGCGTTTACGATATTCACTCGCCAAACGTGCCCACGGTAGAGTGGATTGAGGCGCTGCTGCGTAAGGCCTCACAGCGGATCCCGGCAGAGCGTTTGTGGGTAAACCCAGACTGTGGATTAAAAACGCGAGCCTGGCCAGAAACCCGACAGGCGTTAACCAACATGGTGCTGGCGGCTCGCCGACTGCGCGCTGAAGCATAG
- a CDS encoding carboxylate/amino acid/amine transporter codes for MPSLIATTLLWAFSFSLIGVYLAGQVDSWFAVFIRVALAFIVFLPFLRFKGVTLRQMLLYMSVGALQLGLMYLFYYHAFLYLSVAEILLFTIMTPIYVTLLYDILAGNRLRWGYILSALLAVIGAAVIRYNPLSAQFWVGLGLIQGANVCFAIGQVGYKRLMEVYPMPQRNAFSWFYFGALCVAGVGWLLFGDAGKMPTTSLQWGILIWLGVGASGLGYFMWNYGATQVDAGTLAIMNNALIPAGLVVNFALWQHDVDWLRLVIGGGIIFASLWVHKKWVVSRAALA; via the coding sequence ATGCCGTCATTAATCGCGACAACCCTGCTTTGGGCTTTTTCTTTTAGCCTTATTGGCGTTTATCTGGCAGGGCAGGTCGATAGCTGGTTTGCCGTTTTTATTCGCGTAGCGTTGGCTTTTATCGTTTTTCTTCCTTTCTTACGCTTTAAAGGCGTGACGCTGCGCCAGATGCTGCTGTATATGAGCGTCGGCGCGCTGCAGCTGGGGCTAATGTACCTGTTCTACTACCATGCCTTTTTGTACCTCAGCGTGGCGGAAATACTACTGTTTACCATCATGACGCCGATTTACGTCACCCTTCTGTATGACATTCTGGCCGGAAATCGCCTGCGCTGGGGGTACATATTGAGTGCTCTACTGGCCGTTATCGGCGCGGCCGTTATTCGCTATAACCCACTAAGTGCACAGTTTTGGGTGGGGCTGGGGCTCATTCAGGGGGCTAACGTCTGTTTCGCTATCGGGCAGGTTGGCTATAAGCGGCTGATGGAGGTCTATCCAATGCCTCAGCGTAACGCATTTTCATGGTTTTACTTCGGTGCGTTGTGCGTTGCTGGGGTTGGCTGGCTGCTGTTTGGCGATGCGGGCAAGATGCCAACGACGTCTCTACAGTGGGGGATCCTGATTTGGCTGGGCGTTGGCGCCTCTGGCCTCGGCTACTTTATGTGGAACTACGGCGCAACGCAGGTGGACGCCGGAACGCTGGCCATTATGAACAATGCCCTTATCCCCGCAGGGCTGGTGGTCAACTTTGCCCTGTGGCAGCACGATGTCGACTGGCTCAGGCTGGTGATAGGGGGAGGCATTATCTTTGCTTCTCTCTGGGTGCATAAAAAGTGGGTAGTCTCTCGCGCTGCATTGGCCTAG